The Desulfolucanica intricata genome has a window encoding:
- a CDS encoding DUF134 domain-containing protein, whose product MPRPPKCRQVEFVPHLTFFKPAGVPLRELEEVCITVEELEAVRLKDLEGLEQEPCAEKMGVSRPTFHRIVTAARAKIAQALVEGKAIRVEGGNYRVVMRKIACPSCKHEWESPFQHGRCKSKVIVECPKCAAKFSGKQGAGKCD is encoded by the coding sequence ATGCCAAGACCACCGAAATGTCGGCAGGTAGAGTTTGTGCCGCATTTAACATTTTTTAAGCCGGCGGGGGTTCCGCTGCGCGAATTAGAAGAGGTTTGTATTACAGTGGAAGAACTGGAGGCAGTGCGACTTAAAGATTTAGAGGGATTGGAACAAGAACCGTGTGCTGAAAAGATGGGAGTTTCCCGGCCCACCTTCCACCGGATTGTAACTGCTGCCCGGGCTAAAATAGCTCAGGCTTTAGTTGAAGGAAAGGCTATCCGGGTAGAAGGGGGCAATTACCGGGTAGTTATGAGAAAAATAGCATGTCCGAGTTGTAAACATGAGTGGGAAAGTCCTTTCCAGCACGGGCGATGTAAGTCTAAGGTAATAGTAGAATGCCCGAAGTGTGCAGCAAAGTTTTCGGGTAAGCAGGGTGCTGGTAAGTGTGACTGA
- a CDS encoding HD domain-containing protein codes for MTETRIDLILKNSKYFAYLFENSKREQDRPFCKHDWQHMRDVARIAYILALEKGFFFAKDIIYAAGLLHDIGRWKEYDSGEDHALTSAHLARELLVGANYSDEEIKTIVQAIKEHRKGGANASILGQILCRADDLARPCLDCKARTSCYKINTMETAKHYLLY; via the coding sequence GTGACTGAAACCAGAATAGATTTAATTCTTAAAAACTCGAAATATTTTGCTTATTTATTCGAAAATTCCAAACGGGAACAAGATCGTCCTTTTTGTAAACATGATTGGCAGCATATGCGGGATGTAGCCCGAATTGCATATATACTGGCTTTGGAAAAAGGATTCTTTTTTGCTAAGGATATAATCTATGCTGCCGGGCTACTTCATGATATTGGGCGCTGGAAAGAGTATGACAGCGGGGAAGATCATGCTCTTACCAGTGCGCACTTAGCGCGGGAACTTCTGGTTGGGGCAAACTATTCAGATGAAGAAATTAAAACAATTGTGCAAGCTATTAAAGAGCATCGTAAAGGTGGTGCCAATGCCAGCATATTGGGACAGATATTATGCAGGGCGGATGATTTGGCCCGCCCTTGTCTTGATTGTAAAGCCAGAACAAGCTGTTACAAAATAAATACAATGGAAACGGCAAAACATTACTTGCTTTACTAA
- the folP gene encoding dihydropteroate synthase: protein MAVTVRNITVHNKKEALKEITATGADESGCRLMAPKAVHRLIKLTGLSPKQANIIKQQMLSKGGEAAVSRGSIDCSLEEVTVLIMGTLKQYEGLLSVLKLQPFGLPKIADKIRAVLKNLEGRPPFDLNCRGRVLRFGERTLVMGILNVTPDSFSDGGKFYEKERAVEQALRMVAEGADIIDLGGETTKPGYTPVTADEEIKRVIPVLEELVNKIDVPISIDTTKAEVARRALEAGAHIINDQWSLRADPDIASVAAQYEVPLILMHNQEGTEYHDLMGDMISFFEESIGMALKAGVAREKIIIDPGIGFGKTVEQNLETMRRLEELDCLGLPVLLGTSRKSMIGKTLDLPVTERVEGTAATVALGIAKGVDIVRVHDVKEMVRVVRMTDAMVRR from the coding sequence ATGGCTGTAACAGTTCGTAATATTACTGTGCACAACAAAAAGGAAGCATTAAAGGAAATTACTGCTACCGGGGCAGACGAGTCAGGCTGCCGTTTGATGGCGCCTAAAGCAGTGCATAGATTAATTAAGCTTACGGGATTAAGTCCCAAGCAGGCAAACATTATTAAGCAGCAGATGCTGAGTAAAGGAGGCGAAGCGGCTGTTTCCAGAGGTTCGATAGATTGTTCTTTAGAAGAGGTAACCGTATTAATTATGGGTACCTTAAAGCAGTATGAAGGACTTTTGTCCGTGTTAAAGCTACAGCCTTTTGGCCTACCTAAAATAGCGGATAAAATCAGAGCCGTTTTGAAAAACCTTGAAGGAAGGCCCCCGTTCGACTTAAATTGCAGGGGAAGAGTTTTACGTTTTGGAGAACGCACTTTGGTTATGGGAATATTAAATGTAACCCCGGATTCTTTTTCAGACGGTGGTAAGTTTTATGAAAAAGAAAGGGCGGTGGAGCAGGCATTAAGAATGGTAGCTGAAGGTGCTGATATTATCGACCTTGGTGGAGAGACTACTAAGCCTGGATATACGCCCGTGACTGCTGATGAAGAAATAAAGAGAGTAATACCGGTCTTAGAAGAGTTGGTTAATAAAATTGATGTACCCATTTCAATTGATACCACTAAAGCAGAGGTTGCCCGCCGTGCTTTGGAAGCAGGTGCTCATATAATAAATGACCAGTGGTCTTTGCGGGCGGATCCTGATATAGCCTCTGTTGCAGCCCAATACGAGGTACCGTTAATTCTTATGCATAACCAGGAAGGAACCGAATACCACGACTTGATGGGAGACATGATCAGTTTTTTTGAAGAAAGTATAGGCATGGCTTTAAAAGCCGGTGTAGCCCGGGAAAAAATCATCATTGACCCGGGTATTGGTTTTGGAAAAACAGTTGAGCAAAACTTGGAAACCATGAGAAGGCTTGAGGAACTGGATTGTTTGGGACTTCCGGTTTTACTGGGGACATCGCGCAAGTCGATGATCGGTAAAACCCTTGATTTACCGGTAACCGAACGGGTAGAAGGTACCGCGGCCACAGTAGCCTTGGGTATAGCTAAAGGTGTAGATATAGTGCGGGTTCACGATGTAAAAGAAATGGTCCGGGTAGTTAGAATGACTGATGCCATGGTTCGGAGATAG
- the folB gene encoding dihydroneopterin aldolase: MSDKIILKGLEFYGYHGVLSEERQLGQKFIIDLELFLNLKESGVTDNPDLTVNYARVFEAVQEVVTGRPSLLIEAVAESIAAKVLSSFNVEKVLVRVRKPQAPVPGCFEYMAVEIIREKGD, encoded by the coding sequence ATGAGCGATAAAATTATCTTAAAGGGCCTGGAATTTTACGGGTATCATGGTGTATTGTCAGAAGAGCGGCAGTTGGGCCAAAAGTTTATTATTGATTTAGAACTCTTTTTAAATCTTAAGGAATCAGGTGTTACTGATAACCCTGATTTAACTGTTAATTATGCCCGTGTTTTTGAAGCCGTTCAGGAAGTTGTTACCGGGCGGCCGTCTCTACTTATAGAAGCAGTAGCTGAATCTATTGCTGCCAAAGTATTAAGCAGCTTTAATGTGGAAAAAGTTTTGGTTCGGGTCAGAAAACCTCAGGCTCCGGTTCCTGGTTGTTTCGAATATATGGCGGTAGAAATAATTCGAGAAAAAGGAGACTAG
- the folK gene encoding 2-amino-4-hydroxy-6-hydroxymethyldihydropteridine diphosphokinase encodes MAKRVFLGVGSNLGDSYNNIQKAINLLNEINGVKIVAVAPFYKTAPVGYLDQDWFLNSVIECKTEIPPRELLYALLDIENKMGRVRTIRWGPRVVDLDLLIYENERINEPDLIVPHPRMTERAFVIVPLADLAPDLKMPGGQTATSLAEQLKKEQQIEEVLSPL; translated from the coding sequence GTGGCAAAGAGGGTATTTTTAGGCGTGGGTTCAAATTTGGGTGATAGTTATAATAATATTCAAAAGGCAATTAACCTTCTGAATGAAATAAACGGCGTAAAAATTGTAGCCGTAGCCCCTTTCTATAAAACAGCACCGGTAGGCTATTTAGATCAGGACTGGTTTTTAAACTCAGTCATCGAATGTAAAACAGAAATTCCTCCCCGGGAACTGTTGTATGCTTTACTGGATATTGAAAATAAAATGGGTCGTGTTAGGACCATACGCTGGGGACCCAGGGTAGTGGATCTGGATTTATTGATTTATGAAAATGAACGGATTAATGAACCGGATTTGATTGTCCCGCACCCCCGCATGACAGAGCGGGCTTTTGTAATCGTTCCTCTGGCTGATTTAGCCCCGGATTTAAAAATGCCGGGCGGTCAAACAGCTACCAGCCTGGCAGAACAGCTAAAAAAAGAACAACAGATAGAAGAGGTTTTATCCCCCCTTTGA
- the splB gene encoding spore photoproduct lyase gives MFFKPKRVFFEQDALKYPLGEKLYREFKQQAVEIKLIGSHNRVTGIPGKTPREAYREGKNTMVVGVRRTLKFESCKPSAHYQLPLATSCAGMCEYCYLNTTLGKKPYLRIYVNIEEILNQAKKYIEERKPEITFFEGAATSDPIPVEKYSGSLKKTIHFFGTQEYGRFRFVTKFTDVDSLMNVDHNKHTRFRFSVNTDDIIKRYEHRTPSLSQRVEAAGKVAKSGYPLGFIIAPIIIYPNWRREYLDLLQKLKNILSNGCEKELTFELITHRFTARAKNNILDIYPDTELPMIEEERKFKYGQFGYGKYVYPKEQMAEVKAFFTERIAEYFPKSKIDYLV, from the coding sequence ATGTTCTTTAAACCCAAAAGGGTTTTTTTTGAACAGGATGCCTTAAAATATCCCCTGGGTGAAAAGTTGTACCGGGAATTTAAACAACAAGCAGTGGAAATAAAATTAATCGGGTCTCATAACAGGGTTACCGGTATTCCCGGAAAAACGCCCCGGGAAGCTTATCGGGAAGGGAAGAACACTATGGTGGTCGGGGTTCGCCGTACTCTGAAGTTTGAATCCTGTAAACCTTCTGCCCATTACCAGCTTCCCCTGGCCACAAGTTGTGCAGGTATGTGTGAATATTGTTATCTTAATACTACTCTGGGGAAGAAACCCTATCTGCGGATATATGTAAATATTGAAGAGATTTTAAATCAAGCAAAAAAATATATCGAGGAAAGAAAACCGGAAATTACATTTTTTGAAGGAGCGGCAACTTCGGACCCAATTCCGGTAGAGAAGTACAGCGGCTCTCTTAAAAAAACGATACATTTTTTTGGTACTCAGGAATACGGAAGATTTAGATTTGTGACCAAGTTTACGGATGTAGACAGCTTAATGAATGTAGATCACAATAAACATACTCGTTTCAGGTTCAGTGTTAATACTGATGATATAATCAAGCGTTATGAGCACCGGACTCCTTCGCTGTCACAGAGGGTTGAGGCAGCCGGGAAAGTCGCTAAATCCGGGTATCCCCTGGGCTTTATTATAGCACCGATTATTATATATCCTAATTGGCGGCGGGAATATCTAGATTTGCTGCAGAAGCTAAAAAATATATTATCTAATGGCTGCGAAAAAGAACTTACCTTTGAATTGATAACCCATAGATTTACGGCCAGAGCAAAAAATAATATTTTGGACATATATCCCGATACTGAACTGCCTATGATTGAAGAAGAGCGAAAATTTAAGTATGGGCAATTTGGCTACGGAAAGTATGTCTACCCGAAGGAACAAATGGCGGAAGTTAAAGCTTTTTTTACTGAGCGGATCGCAGAGTACTTTCCAAAATCTAAAATTGATTATTTGGTGTAG